The Streptomyces sp. NBC_00102 genome segment TCCCTCGGCCACCAGCTGCCAGAGGTCCTCGGGCGACTGCACACCCCCCGGAAGCCGGCAGCCCATGCCCACGATCGCGATCGGCTCGTGTTGTTCCGACTCCAGATCCGTCAGCTGATTGCGGGCATGACGCAGATCGACCAGCGCGCGCTTGAGGTAATCGCGCAGCTTATCGTCACCGGACATCTTGGAATTCCCTTCGAAATGCTGACCGGCGCCGCACGGGATTCGGCCAGACGTTCGTCACCCAGCGTGCTTCACAGTCTGGCTTCGGCCCGGCCGGGGCAGCCCCCTGAGGCACCCCCTATGGCATCCCTAACTTCGATCGGCTGACTCGGCGTCGGACGTGGTGTAAAAAACTGGTGGACCGGAAGATCCGGTCCACTGGCGAATAGGGGTGCGGAGCGCATGCGCAAGGCGATTCAGTACGAATACGGCGGTCCTGAGGTGTTACGGATCATCGAGGCGGACAGGCCCGAGCCGGGCCCCGGCGAGGTGCTCGTCCGGGTGCGGGCGGCCTCGGTGAACTTCGGCGAGACCAAGCTCCGTACCGGAGTGGCGAAGGCGGGTCCGCTGCCGTTCACCCTGGGCTCCGACCTCTCGGGAACCGTCGAAGCGACCGGCCCGGGGGCCAGCCGGTTCCAGCCCGGTGACGAGGTCTACGGCGTCCGGTTCGTCGGCACCTACGCGGAGTACGTCGCCGTCCAGGAAGACGGACTCGCCCTGAAACCCGACGTACTCGACCACGTCGGGGCCGCGGCTCTCCCGGTGGCCGGGCTCACCGCCCTCGCCGCGGTGGAAGAAGCGCGGTGCGGGCCCGGGCAGCGCATCCTGATCCACGCCGCGGCGGGCGGAGTCGGCCACCTCGCCGTCCAACTGGCGAAGGAGAAGGGTGCGTTCGTGCTCGCGACGGCTCGCGCCGCCAAGCACGACTTCCTGGCCGGA includes the following:
- a CDS encoding NADP-dependent oxidoreductase codes for the protein MRKAIQYEYGGPEVLRIIEADRPEPGPGEVLVRVRAASVNFGETKLRTGVAKAGPLPFTLGSDLSGTVEATGPGASRFQPGDEVYGVRFVGTYAEYVAVQEDGLALKPDVLDHVGAAALPVAGLTALAAVEEARCGPGQRILIHAAAGGVGHLAVQLAKEKGAFVLATARAAKHDFLAGLGADEVVDYTTTDFTQAVRDVDVVFDLVGGAYGPRSLDSLRPGGLLLSAVLDPGLDENEAEKRGMRYKWVSLRPTSSELEKLTDLVTRGKLRPHVERTYPLEELTDAHRAADAGRVTGKLVVTV